A genomic region of Halomonas aestuarii contains the following coding sequences:
- a CDS encoding carboxyl transferase domain-containing protein, giving the protein MSILQTQINPRSDVFQANDVAMRHEVGKLRELTAAIAQGGGEKARQRHESRGKLFVRDRIDHLIDEGSPFLEFSSLAAHEVYDASVPAAGVVTGIGRVSGVECVIVANDATVKGGTYFPLTVKKHLRAQEIARKHRLPCIYLVDSGGAFLPRQDEVFPDRDHFGRIFYNQATLSAEGIPQIAVVMGSCTAGGAYVPAMADESIIVKEQGTIFLGGPPLVKAATGESISAEDLGGADVHAKVSGVADHYAENDAHALQLARGCVSRLNWQKRGQLAMQAPRPPRLDPSELYGIVGTDLKKPYDVREVIGRIVDDSDFDEFKRYYGDTLVTGFAHIHGYPVGIVANNGVLFSESAVKGAHFIELCAQRKIPLVFLQNITGFMVGSKYEHEGIAKHGAKLVTAVACARVPKFTVLIGGSFGAGNYGMCGRAFEPNLLFMWPNARISVMGGEQAAGVLSQVKREQIEREGREWTKEEEEAFKAPTREQYEHQGHPYYASARLWDDGVIDPIQTREILGLSLAAAMNAEVEETRFGVFRM; this is encoded by the coding sequence ATGAGCATCCTCCAGACCCAGATCAACCCGCGCAGCGACGTCTTCCAGGCCAACGACGTCGCCATGCGCCACGAGGTCGGCAAGCTGCGCGAGCTGACCGCGGCCATCGCCCAGGGCGGCGGCGAGAAGGCCCGCCAGCGCCACGAGTCCCGCGGCAAGCTGTTCGTGCGCGACCGCATCGACCACCTGATCGACGAGGGCTCGCCCTTCCTCGAGTTCTCGTCGCTGGCCGCCCACGAGGTCTACGACGCCTCGGTGCCCGCCGCCGGCGTGGTCACCGGCATCGGCCGGGTCTCGGGGGTGGAGTGCGTGATCGTCGCCAACGACGCCACGGTCAAGGGCGGCACCTACTTCCCGCTCACCGTGAAGAAGCACCTGCGCGCCCAGGAGATCGCCCGCAAGCATCGCCTGCCGTGCATCTACCTGGTCGACTCCGGCGGCGCCTTCCTGCCCCGCCAGGACGAGGTCTTCCCGGACCGCGACCACTTCGGGCGCATCTTCTACAACCAGGCGACGCTCTCTGCCGAGGGCATCCCGCAGATCGCCGTGGTGATGGGCTCCTGCACCGCCGGCGGCGCCTACGTGCCGGCCATGGCCGACGAGTCGATCATCGTCAAGGAGCAGGGCACCATCTTCCTCGGCGGCCCGCCCCTGGTGAAGGCCGCTACCGGCGAGAGCATCAGCGCCGAGGACCTGGGCGGCGCCGACGTGCACGCCAAGGTCAGCGGCGTGGCCGACCACTATGCCGAGAACGACGCCCACGCCCTGCAGCTGGCCCGTGGCTGCGTCTCGCGGCTCAACTGGCAGAAGCGCGGCCAGCTGGCCATGCAGGCGCCCAGGCCACCGCGCCTCGACCCGAGCGAGCTCTACGGCATCGTCGGCACCGACCTCAAGAAGCCCTACGACGTGCGCGAGGTGATCGGGCGCATCGTCGACGACTCCGACTTCGACGAGTTCAAGCGCTACTACGGCGACACCCTGGTCACCGGCTTCGCTCACATCCACGGCTACCCGGTGGGCATCGTCGCCAACAACGGCGTGCTGTTCTCCGAGTCCGCCGTGAAGGGCGCCCACTTCATCGAGCTGTGCGCCCAGCGCAAGATCCCCCTGGTGTTCCTGCAGAACATCACCGGCTTCATGGTCGGCTCGAAGTACGAGCACGAGGGCATCGCCAAGCACGGCGCCAAGCTGGTCACCGCGGTGGCCTGCGCCCGGGTGCCCAAGTTCACCGTGCTGATCGGCGGCAGCTTCGGCGCCGGCAACTACGGCATGTGCGGCCGCGCCTTCGAGCCCAACCTGCTGTTCATGTGGCCCAACGCCCGCATCTCGGTGATGGGTGGCGAGCAGGCCGCCGGCGTACTCTCCCAGGTGAAGCGCGAGCAGATCGAGCGCGAGGGCCGCGAGTGGACGAAGGAGGAGGAAGAAGCCTTCAAGGCGCCCACCCGCGAGCAGTACGAGCACCAGGGCCACCCCTACTACGCCAGCGCCAGGCTGTGGGACGACGGCGTCATCGACCCGATACAGACCCGCGAGATCCTCGGCCTGTCGCTGGCCGCCGCCATGAATGCCGAAGTGGAAGAGACCCGCTTCGGCGTGTTCCGGATGTGA
- a CDS encoding enoyl-CoA hydratase/isomerase family protein has translation MTQTYSRLTIDERGVAWLTLDRPDVHNAFDDSLIAELNAHLERLHDGAHHGEVRVVVLGSEGKSFSAGADLGWMKRMVEYDFDGNLSDSRKLATLMHRLDTLPCPTLCRVQGAAFGGAVGLAACCDVVVASEKAKFCLSEVKIGLSPAVISPYVQRALGERQARRYALTAEVMDAPTALSLDLVHQVVAPDALDGAVDAMLDVLLAGSPQAQRATKALLAEVAREPDSQATREHTCRVISELRVSAEGQEGLASFFEKRRPAWTPDAPNTAPDTAPDKTATERRS, from the coding sequence ATGACGCAGACATATTCCCGACTGACGATCGACGAGCGCGGCGTGGCCTGGCTGACGCTGGACCGCCCGGACGTCCACAACGCCTTCGACGACAGCCTGATCGCCGAGCTCAACGCCCATCTCGAGCGCCTGCACGATGGCGCGCATCACGGCGAGGTGCGCGTGGTGGTGCTGGGCTCCGAGGGCAAGAGCTTCTCCGCCGGGGCCGACCTCGGCTGGATGAAGCGCATGGTCGAGTACGATTTCGACGGCAACCTGTCCGACTCGCGCAAGCTCGCGACCCTGATGCACCGGCTGGACACCCTGCCCTGCCCCACCCTGTGCCGCGTGCAGGGGGCGGCCTTCGGCGGGGCCGTGGGCCTGGCCGCCTGCTGCGACGTGGTGGTCGCCTCCGAGAAGGCGAAGTTCTGCCTCTCCGAGGTCAAGATCGGCCTGTCGCCGGCCGTGATCAGCCCCTACGTGCAGCGCGCCCTGGGCGAGCGGCAGGCCCGACGCTATGCCCTGACCGCCGAGGTCATGGACGCCCCCACCGCGCTCTCCCTGGACCTGGTGCATCAGGTGGTCGCCCCTGACGCCCTGGACGGCGCCGTCGACGCCATGCTCGACGTCCTGCTGGCCGGCTCGCCCCAGGCCCAGCGCGCCACCAAGGCGCTGCTCGCCGAGGTCGCCCGGGAGCCCGACAGCCAGGCCACCCGGGAGCACACCTGCCGGGTGATCAGTGAGCTTCGCGTCAGCGCCGAGGGCCAGGAGGGGCTCGCCAGCTTCTTCGAGAAGCGCCGCCCCGCCTGGACGCCCGACGCTCCCAACACAGCCCCCGACACCGCCCCTGACAAGACCGCCACGGAGCGCCGCTCATGA
- a CDS encoding acetyl/propionyl/methylcrotonyl-CoA carboxylase subunit alpha, with product MSRSNTFDTLLVANRGEIACRVMRTARAMGLRTIAVYSDADANARHVREADEAIRLGPAAARESYLKVEAVVEAARRSGAGAIHPGYGFLSENGAFVEALDQAGIVFVGPPASAIAAMGDKSAAKARMANAGVPLVPGYHGDDQDDALLKAEADKIGYPVLLKASAGGGGKGMRVVESTEGFQAALDGCRRESQAAFGDQRMLIEKYLTQPRHVEVQVFCDSHGNGVYLFERDCSVQRRHQKVLEEAPAPGMSEALRREMGEAAVRAAREIGYVGAGTVEFLLDADGSFFFMEMNTRLQVEHPVTEMITGQDLVEWQLRVAMGERLPLAQDELTITGHSFEARLYAEDPEQDFLPATGTLTRFAMDLEGAGLDPARVRLDSGVETGDVVSMHYDPMLAKLIVHGNDRNQALATLNRALAALDVQGVVTNRAFLQRLATHPAFKACELDTRFIEKHEETLFAPRSYSTEEYAGAALVGLNQLARECETDSPWDRHDGFRVNAPHTIRIALCDPAHAQDDDDSEAVVVVEGTRERNDAAWHLTIGDQTLTARLDPLAGDAVAMTLDGHRRRLQARRDGNVVVMVDPRGETRLFWRRIDAIDHGHHEAESTLTAPMHGTVVALLVEAGARVEKGMPLMVMEAMKMEHTMSAPADGHVASFHFQAGDTVGQGDVLLEFAADE from the coding sequence ATGAGCCGTTCGAACACCTTCGACACCCTGCTGGTCGCCAACCGCGGCGAGATCGCCTGCCGGGTGATGCGCACGGCACGTGCCATGGGCCTGCGCACCATCGCCGTCTATTCCGATGCCGACGCCAACGCCCGCCACGTGCGCGAGGCCGACGAGGCCATCCGCCTCGGCCCCGCCGCGGCCCGCGAGAGCTACCTCAAGGTCGAGGCCGTGGTGGAGGCCGCCCGCCGCAGCGGCGCCGGGGCCATCCACCCGGGCTACGGCTTCCTGTCCGAGAACGGCGCCTTCGTCGAGGCGCTGGACCAGGCCGGCATCGTCTTCGTCGGCCCTCCCGCCTCGGCCATCGCCGCCATGGGCGACAAGTCCGCCGCCAAGGCGCGCATGGCCAACGCCGGCGTGCCGCTGGTGCCCGGCTACCATGGCGACGACCAGGACGACGCCCTGCTCAAGGCCGAGGCCGACAAGATCGGCTATCCGGTGCTGCTCAAGGCCAGCGCCGGCGGCGGCGGCAAGGGCATGCGCGTGGTGGAGTCCACCGAGGGCTTCCAGGCCGCCCTGGATGGCTGCCGCCGCGAGTCCCAGGCCGCCTTCGGCGACCAGCGCATGCTGATCGAGAAGTACCTGACCCAGCCGCGCCACGTCGAGGTCCAGGTCTTCTGCGACAGCCACGGCAACGGCGTCTATCTCTTCGAGCGCGACTGCTCCGTGCAGCGCCGCCACCAGAAGGTGCTGGAGGAGGCCCCCGCCCCGGGCATGAGCGAGGCCCTGCGCCGCGAGATGGGCGAGGCTGCCGTGCGCGCCGCCCGCGAGATCGGCTACGTGGGCGCCGGCACGGTGGAGTTCCTGCTGGATGCCGATGGGTCGTTCTTCTTCATGGAGATGAACACCCGCCTGCAGGTGGAGCACCCGGTCACCGAGATGATCACCGGCCAGGACCTGGTCGAGTGGCAGCTGCGCGTGGCCATGGGCGAGCGGCTGCCGCTGGCGCAGGACGAGCTGACCATCACCGGCCACAGCTTCGAGGCGCGGCTCTACGCCGAGGACCCGGAGCAGGACTTCCTGCCCGCCACCGGCACCCTCACCCGCTTCGCCATGGACCTGGAAGGCGCCGGCCTGGACCCGGCGCGCGTGCGCCTGGACAGCGGCGTGGAGACCGGCGATGTCGTCTCCATGCACTACGACCCGATGCTCGCCAAGCTGATCGTCCACGGCAACGACCGCAACCAGGCGCTGGCGACCCTGAACCGGGCCCTGGCGGCGCTGGACGTGCAGGGCGTGGTCACCAACCGCGCCTTCCTGCAGCGGCTGGCCACCCACCCCGCCTTCAAGGCCTGCGAGCTGGACACACGCTTCATCGAGAAGCACGAGGAGACCCTCTTCGCGCCGCGTAGCTACTCCACCGAGGAGTATGCCGGGGCCGCCCTGGTGGGCCTGAACCAGCTCGCCCGCGAGTGCGAGACCGACTCGCCCTGGGACCGCCACGACGGCTTCCGCGTCAACGCCCCGCACACCATCCGCATCGCCCTGTGCGACCCGGCGCATGCCCAGGACGACGACGACTCCGAGGCCGTGGTGGTGGTCGAGGGCACCCGCGAGCGCAATGATGCCGCTTGGCACCTGACCATCGGTGACCAGACGCTCACCGCGCGCCTCGACCCGCTGGCCGGCGACGCCGTGGCGATGACCCTGGACGGCCACCGCCGTCGCCTGCAGGCGCGCCGCGACGGCAACGTGGTGGTGATGGTCGACCCCCGCGGCGAGACCCGCCTGTTCTGGCGGCGCATCGACGCCATCGACCACGGCCACCACGAGGCCGAGTCCACCCTCACCGCGCCCATGCACGGCACCGTGGTGGCGCTGCTGGTGGAGGCCGGCGCCCGCGTCGAGAAGGGCATGCCGCTGATGGTCATGGAGGCCATGAAGATGGAGCACACCATGTCCGCCCCCGCCGACGGGCACGTGGCGAGCTTCCACTTCCAGGCCGGCGACACCGTGGGCCAGGGCGACGTGCTGCTCGAATTCGCCGCCGACGAGTAA
- a CDS encoding hydroxymethylglutaryl-CoA lyase codes for MAFPQTVRLVEVGPRDGLQNEPEPINTATKLELIERLGAAGLTYIEAASFVSPKWVPQMADHREVMQGIRRRKGVTYSALTPNLKGLEAALECGVEEVAVFGAASEAFSQKNINCSVAESLERFAPVLERAREANVRVRGYVSCVLGCPYEGEIAPAKVAEVSKALYDMGCYEVSLGDTIGTGTPLKAKRMIEAVAREVPMDRLAAHFHDTYGQALANLYAVLEEGVAVIDSSVAGLGGCPYAKGASGNVASEDVVYLLDGLGIQSGIDLDALAATGTWITQAIGRPNRSKVGVALSAQ; via the coding sequence ATGGCATTTCCCCAAACCGTGCGCCTGGTCGAGGTCGGCCCCCGCGACGGCCTGCAGAACGAGCCGGAGCCGATCAATACCGCGACCAAGCTCGAGCTGATCGAGCGCCTCGGCGCGGCCGGCCTCACCTACATCGAGGCGGCGAGCTTCGTCTCGCCCAAGTGGGTGCCGCAGATGGCCGACCACCGCGAGGTGATGCAGGGCATCCGCCGCCGCAAAGGCGTCACCTACTCGGCCCTGACCCCCAACCTCAAGGGGCTCGAGGCCGCGCTGGAGTGCGGCGTCGAGGAGGTCGCGGTGTTCGGCGCCGCCTCCGAGGCCTTCTCGCAGAAGAACATCAACTGCTCGGTGGCGGAATCGCTCGAGCGCTTCGCCCCGGTGCTGGAGCGCGCCCGCGAGGCCAACGTGCGCGTGCGCGGCTACGTCTCCTGCGTGCTGGGCTGTCCCTACGAGGGCGAGATCGCCCCGGCCAAGGTGGCCGAGGTCTCCAAGGCGCTCTATGACATGGGCTGCTACGAGGTCTCGCTTGGCGACACCATCGGCACCGGCACCCCGCTCAAGGCCAAGCGAATGATCGAGGCCGTGGCCCGCGAGGTACCCATGGACAGGCTCGCCGCCCACTTCCACGACACCTACGGCCAGGCGCTCGCCAACCTCTATGCCGTGCTCGAGGAAGGCGTGGCGGTGATCGACAGCTCCGTCGCCGGCCTCGGCGGCTGCCCCTACGCCAAGGGCGCCTCCGGCAACGTGGCAAGCGAGGACGTGGTCTACCTGCTCGACGGCCTCGGCATCCAGAGCGGCATCGACCTCGATGCGCTCGCCGCCACCGGCACCTGGATCACCCAGGCCATCGGGCGGCCCAACCGCTCCAAGGTAGGTGTGGCGCTCTCCGCGCAGTAA
- a CDS encoding AAA family ATPase, whose protein sequence is MDLFEIEKEKRILESGVREVFTPYQPILSRDLFYGRSTEVSSIIKQLNTPGQHSVLFGDRGVGKSSLANITAETLKPLKGDRLIKKRCDSDDTFVSIIEKLLNEVGFDLQVSSSQQQKAQGGKAGVKVPGLQAGVDSKSTDTVSLKGVEERANSPSWVAEQVKDLKALFLLDEIDVIDKKEKWKVAELVKQLSDEGSPLKFLIVGIAETASELTNAHKSVQRCLKETPVPKLSDQEIHEIVESGSERLGIKFSPSAIKKIVSVSAGYAHFTHLLALKAAEQAIGDDRNEISLGHIQLATDDACGDAEGVLRTSYNDSIRSSNTEEFKNILIAASSITDVEFDSTRLRGAYAKVWGREINQGWLNNYLQKIVSDGSGTILRRLAKGVYRFNDPRMPSYIRLANLSSLPDVEQEDAADR, encoded by the coding sequence ATGGATTTGTTCGAAATTGAAAAAGAAAAAAGGATATTAGAATCAGGAGTGCGAGAGGTTTTTACTCCATATCAGCCAATACTTAGTCGTGATCTTTTTTATGGTCGCTCTACCGAAGTCTCAAGCATTATTAAGCAATTGAATACTCCAGGTCAGCATTCAGTGCTTTTTGGAGATCGCGGTGTAGGAAAGAGTTCATTAGCTAACATTACCGCTGAAACCTTGAAGCCATTAAAAGGTGACAGGCTAATTAAAAAGCGTTGTGATAGTGATGATACTTTTGTATCCATTATTGAGAAGCTTCTAAATGAAGTTGGATTTGACCTTCAGGTCAGCTCTTCGCAACAACAGAAGGCCCAGGGAGGTAAGGCCGGAGTGAAGGTTCCTGGGTTACAAGCAGGTGTCGACTCGAAAAGTACCGACACGGTTAGTTTAAAGGGAGTGGAAGAACGTGCAAATTCGCCAAGCTGGGTTGCAGAGCAAGTTAAAGATTTAAAAGCTTTGTTCTTGCTTGATGAGATTGACGTAATAGATAAAAAAGAAAAATGGAAGGTTGCTGAATTAGTGAAGCAGCTTTCCGATGAAGGATCTCCTTTAAAGTTTTTGATTGTAGGTATTGCTGAGACAGCAAGCGAGCTAACTAATGCCCACAAATCCGTTCAGAGATGTTTGAAGGAAACACCTGTTCCCAAGTTGAGCGATCAAGAAATACACGAAATTGTTGAGAGTGGGTCTGAGCGGTTAGGTATAAAATTTTCTCCTTCTGCTATTAAAAAAATAGTCAGCGTAAGTGCAGGCTACGCCCATTTTACACACCTTTTGGCTCTGAAAGCTGCGGAGCAGGCGATTGGTGACGATCGAAACGAGATCTCGCTCGGCCATATTCAGCTTGCTACCGATGATGCTTGCGGCGATGCGGAAGGAGTCCTTAGAACTTCATACAACGACTCGATTCGTTCATCAAACACTGAGGAGTTCAAAAACATTCTGATTGCGGCATCTTCAATTACCGACGTGGAGTTCGATTCCACAAGGCTAAGAGGTGCGTACGCAAAGGTATGGGGTAGAGAAATCAACCAAGGTTGGTTAAACAATTACCTCCAAAAAATAGTGTCAGATGGAAGTGGTACAATTCTTCGTCGGCTAGCTAAGGGTGTCTATAGATTTAATGATCCTCGAATGCCCAGTTATATCAGGCTTGCCAACCTATCTAGCCTCCCCGATGTAGAACAAGAAGATGCAGCCGACCGCTAA
- a CDS encoding alpha/beta fold hydrolase, which produces MTVSDLSRCQRKSTCQQLQNWGLSPIILGGMVALRAAIRHPQRIAGLILIDTDAGAEIAWHRVKYRAMGIAVSVFGFRPLLPYVTRLMFGATTRHDNPALVTETRAMIARSHVPSALKCLAALMRRDSVVERLHEIGVPALVVVGEEDRMLPPSLSCRIQEGLPDARLTTIPDSGHMTPIEQPERAHAAVLAFLRSLVYPRHRE; this is translated from the coding sequence ATGACAGTCAGCGACCTTTCCCGATGTCAGCGTAAGTCGACGTGCCAGCAGCTGCAAAATTGGGGTCTGTCCCCGATTATCCTGGGCGGCATGGTGGCGCTGCGCGCGGCGATCCGGCATCCGCAGAGGATCGCCGGCCTGATCCTGATAGATACGGATGCCGGCGCGGAAATCGCCTGGCACCGGGTGAAGTATCGCGCCATGGGAATCGCGGTGAGCGTCTTCGGGTTCCGCCCGCTGCTTCCATACGTGACCCGCCTGATGTTCGGCGCCACCACGCGGCACGACAACCCCGCGCTGGTCACCGAAACCCGGGCGATGATTGCCCGAAGCCACGTGCCCTCGGCGCTCAAGTGCCTGGCGGCGCTGATGCGACGGGATTCGGTGGTGGAGCGCCTTCACGAGATCGGCGTGCCGGCCCTGGTGGTGGTGGGCGAGGAGGACCGCATGCTGCCGCCGTCGCTCTCATGTCGGATTCAGGAGGGCTTGCCAGATGCCCGCCTCACCACGATTCCAGACTCTGGGCACATGACACCCATCGAGCAGCCGGAGAGGGCCCACGCGGCCGTGCTGGCGTTTCTGAGGTCATTGGTGTACCCCCGCCATCGGGAATAG
- a CDS encoding SAM-dependent methyltransferase translates to MTENVDLYSSSYSNYSLETYSEIRRETYGEDYGQTSWVSTEESHEIPELLRLTPDSSVLDIGCGSGGYAVGLAKRIGCRVVGFEINAPGVETANSLAESENVTDLVTFELQDASQTLPYENGSFDAIYSTDVMCHVPLRREVLANTHGLLKPGGRFVFSDALVLEGMISIDELETRCPDGQYFFSPPGVNEQLIQESGLKLLEARDTTENCALLSKRWHDAREKRKDALIEYEGRENFLGVQQFLECVHTLTTERRLLRFLYTCSK, encoded by the coding sequence ATGACCGAAAATGTCGATCTCTATAGTAGCTCGTACAGCAATTATTCGCTTGAAACCTATAGCGAGATCCGGCGAGAGACCTACGGGGAGGACTATGGGCAAACCAGCTGGGTGTCGACTGAGGAATCTCATGAGATACCCGAGCTGCTTCGGTTGACTCCCGATTCATCGGTCCTGGACATTGGGTGTGGTTCTGGAGGGTATGCTGTCGGCTTGGCAAAACGTATCGGCTGTCGGGTCGTGGGTTTCGAGATCAATGCGCCGGGCGTGGAAACCGCCAATTCTCTTGCTGAAAGCGAGAATGTCACCGACCTCGTAACCTTTGAGCTGCAGGATGCGTCTCAAACATTACCCTATGAAAATGGCTCGTTTGACGCGATTTATTCCACCGATGTCATGTGCCATGTTCCTCTTCGCCGGGAAGTGCTCGCCAACACGCATGGGTTGCTCAAGCCAGGAGGGAGATTCGTTTTCAGTGACGCCTTAGTCCTTGAGGGGATGATTTCAATCGATGAGCTCGAGACTCGATGCCCAGACGGGCAGTATTTCTTTAGCCCCCCGGGTGTCAATGAGCAACTGATACAGGAATCCGGTCTCAAGCTGCTTGAAGCTCGTGATACCACGGAAAATTGTGCGCTATTGTCCAAACGTTGGCACGATGCGCGCGAGAAACGTAAAGACGCACTCATCGAATATGAAGGTAGGGAAAACTTTCTGGGCGTGCAGCAATTCCTGGAATGCGTTCATACGTTAACCACCGAGAGGCGCTTGTTACGCTTCTTGTATACGTGCTCGAAATAG
- a CDS encoding NAD(P)-dependent oxidoreductase, translated as MTMNKVCIVGASGKLGQYMVQHALDRGYEVVGVCRPQSVGKLEPFKGRITIVPGATNDREVIEKAVAGCDGVLTVLVPWGVQQYATGTAQAVLDHAKPGARLVFSCGWHISRDGQDIYSWKLRTFVKVFGSLARLLRFADLDDQVEACRRVFASGRRWTVVRGSDLEEGESQGLPVWSRHVGDPILASNITRRVDFALFMVAALEDEALVQEAPAIVGCQTPSVLAAGAER; from the coding sequence ATGACGATGAACAAGGTGTGCATCGTAGGGGCTTCCGGGAAGCTGGGGCAGTACATGGTGCAGCATGCTCTTGATCGGGGCTACGAGGTGGTTGGCGTGTGCCGCCCGCAGAGCGTTGGGAAGCTCGAGCCCTTCAAGGGGCGCATCACGATCGTTCCGGGAGCGACGAACGACCGAGAGGTGATTGAGAAAGCCGTCGCGGGGTGCGATGGGGTGCTGACCGTGCTGGTGCCCTGGGGCGTTCAGCAGTACGCGACGGGGACGGCCCAGGCGGTGCTCGACCACGCGAAGCCCGGAGCACGCCTCGTCTTTTCCTGTGGTTGGCACATCTCCCGCGATGGCCAGGACATCTACTCCTGGAAGCTCAGGACCTTCGTGAAGGTTTTCGGCAGCCTCGCGCGACTCCTGCGCTTCGCGGACCTGGATGACCAGGTGGAAGCCTGCCGGCGCGTGTTCGCCAGTGGGAGGCGATGGACCGTCGTTCGGGGGAGTGATCTCGAGGAAGGTGAGAGCCAGGGCCTGCCGGTGTGGTCCCGGCATGTGGGCGATCCCATCCTCGCCAGCAACATCACTCGCCGCGTGGACTTTGCGCTTTTCATGGTGGCGGCGCTCGAAGACGAAGCGCTGGTTCAAGAGGCGCCGGCGATCGTTGGCTGCCAGACACCTTCTGTTCTCGCTGCGGGTGCGGAACGCTAG
- a CDS encoding EamA family transporter, whose amino-acid sequence MNRLTDLLLTALAPAVWGSTYIVTSELLPAGYPITLAVLRALPAGLLLLLLVRRLPGRDWWGRVLLLGAFNFAIFWTLLFVAAYRLPGGVAATLGALQALWVVLLARGLLGTPIMTLSVMAALAGAGGVALLVLTPATELDPIGLAAGLGGALSMATGTVLSRKWQPPVSPLTFTAWQLTAGGLLLVPLAWFGEPALPALTTTNIVGLGYLGLIGAALTYFLWFRGVARIEPAAVSMLGMMSPLTAVALGWMLLDQRLSPLQAGGAMIVLGSVWLGQWAARRGSRPATGAHSTTWPLPR is encoded by the coding sequence ATGAACCGCTTGACCGACCTGCTGCTCACTGCCCTGGCGCCCGCCGTCTGGGGCAGCACCTATATTGTCACCAGCGAGCTCTTGCCCGCGGGCTATCCGATCACCCTGGCCGTGCTTCGCGCCCTGCCTGCCGGTCTGCTGTTGCTGCTGCTGGTCCGCAGGCTGCCGGGGCGCGACTGGTGGGGCAGGGTGCTGTTGCTCGGCGCCTTCAATTTCGCGATCTTCTGGACGTTGCTGTTCGTGGCGGCCTATCGGCTACCGGGCGGCGTGGCCGCTACCCTGGGCGCGTTGCAGGCGCTGTGGGTGGTGCTGCTGGCTCGCGGCCTGCTGGGTACGCCGATCATGACGCTTTCGGTCATGGCGGCACTGGCCGGTGCCGGCGGCGTTGCCCTCCTGGTGCTTACCCCCGCCACCGAGCTGGATCCTATCGGCCTGGCGGCTGGTCTCGGAGGTGCGCTATCGATGGCGACCGGTACCGTGCTCAGCCGCAAGTGGCAGCCACCGGTATCGCCGCTGACCTTCACCGCCTGGCAGCTGACGGCGGGCGGCCTGCTGCTGGTGCCGCTGGCCTGGTTCGGCGAACCTGCGCTGCCCGCTCTGACAACGACCAATATTGTGGGCCTCGGCTACCTCGGATTGATCGGCGCCGCCCTGACCTATTTCCTGTGGTTTCGCGGGGTCGCCCGCATCGAGCCGGCGGCGGTCTCGATGCTCGGGATGATGAGTCCACTGACCGCGGTCGCATTAGGCTGGATGCTGCTGGATCAGAGGCTGAGCCCGCTGCAGGCCGGCGGCGCTATGATCGTACTCGGCTCGGTGTGGCTCGGGCAGTGGGCTGCACGCCGCGGATCACGGCCTGCTACCGGAGCGCACTCTACGACCTGGCCATTGCCGCGGTGA
- a CDS encoding DsbA family oxidoreductase, with amino-acid sequence MTVSPTPSLTLDFFHDVVCGWCFNLSPRLHRLAEEFELDIRHRTFVLQDSPARMAEVFGSMAQAKATILDHWAACREANDAPERFNIEGMRSAPFDYPHGLPGALACQAAQYLAGEAGHWQMFDAIQAAHLSEARNVADPSVLRAIAREAGFDAFAFTRRLEDPATLEVVQADQRLARRLRVSVVPTVIVRETGQRLINGPLESLRAQLLDNLRLVSTELTS; translated from the coding sequence ATGACTGTCTCGCCCACCCCCTCGCTCACCCTCGACTTCTTCCACGATGTCGTCTGTGGCTGGTGCTTCAACCTGTCGCCGCGGCTGCATCGGCTGGCCGAGGAGTTCGAGCTCGATATCCGGCACCGTACCTTCGTCCTGCAGGACAGCCCGGCGCGCATGGCGGAGGTCTTCGGCTCCATGGCTCAGGCCAAGGCGACGATCCTCGACCATTGGGCGGCCTGTCGGGAAGCCAACGACGCACCGGAGCGCTTCAACATCGAGGGCATGCGTTCGGCCCCATTCGACTATCCCCATGGTTTGCCCGGGGCGCTGGCCTGCCAGGCCGCGCAATACCTGGCCGGCGAGGCAGGCCACTGGCAGATGTTCGATGCCATCCAGGCCGCTCACCTCAGCGAGGCTCGCAACGTCGCGGATCCCAGCGTGCTAAGGGCCATCGCCCGCGAGGCCGGTTTCGACGCCTTTGCCTTCACGCGGCGGCTGGAAGACCCGGCGACCCTCGAGGTCGTCCAGGCCGACCAGCGACTGGCCCGGCGGCTGCGGGTCAGCGTGGTACCCACGGTGATCGTGCGCGAGACGGGGCAGCGCCTGATCAATGGCCCACTGGAGAGCCTGCGCGCGCAGCTTCTCGACAATCTGCGGCTCGTTTCCACCGAGCTCACCTCCTGA